The Arachis hypogaea cultivar Tifrunner chromosome 14, arahy.Tifrunner.gnm2.J5K5, whole genome shotgun sequence genome has a segment encoding these proteins:
- the LOC112742941 gene encoding LRR receptor-like serine/threonine-protein kinase EFR, translated as MQPSSYLVFPPSSMSSHLLCLFFLLFTSNTAISALGNESDHLALIKFKESISSDPFGVLSTWNSSTHFCNWQGVNCGSEHQRVTELTLDSYNLQGSILPYVGNLSFLRVLSLQRNNLHGHVPQTISRLFRLRALALYSNNLVGEFPIGVTNCSKLQALKLSYNHFSGQIPVEIGSLGNLKILTLHYNKFSEPIPLSMWNLSSLVVLSAAYNNLEGNIPDEIGHLKDLVNISLAVNKMSGKIPHSLYNLSSLSVLSLSINQLEGSLPSNMFSNLPNLSIIELDGNRFSGPIPTSITTVFGLQKVDFSINNFVGQVPNLGSLRNLSALFLGRNDLGGNSFTNECEFIKSLINCSKLQEFSFEYNNFVGHLPNFIGNLSTQLTILAFGGNQISGKVPEELGNLVNLIGLGMENNHLIEFIPTSFGNFQKLQHLYMNNNKFSGEVPAIIGNLSQLSQLDLSHNMLNGSIPSAIGNCKRLEYLDFSYNNLSGIIPSQVFEIPSLSILLNISHNSLSGSLPSEIGLLKSIGTLDVSENHLSNKIPEAIGECESLEYLYLQGNSFHGIIPPSLASLKGLQHLDLSRNQLSGTIPQELQNITVLVYFNASFNMLEGEVPMNGVFRNTTEVSLSGNRKLCGGIASLRLPPCPSKATKKRKHHGFKIWMIVIIPSSVVFLLLLSSILALVSRRRRQRKASVDSTNEKVPRVSYQNLYNATNGFSTENLIGSGGYGSVYKAILDSAEKVVAVKVLNLQVKGAHKSFTAECNALRNIRHRNLVKIVTCCSSVDYKGNDFKALVYEYMSNGSLDKWLHANGESSNQLRMLNLQQRLEVIRGVASAMHYLHYECEQPVIHCDLKPSNVLLGDNMDAQVSDFGLARLISAVDGNSQNQTSTSGIKGTIGYAPPEYGTSSQVSIEGDIYSFGILVLEMLTEKKPTEEMFKDGCSLHNYVHDAFPNNMLKIVDATLLSMIGEEIPTTAAAEENNHIENEGHLQSNVENCLFSLFKIGLACSVDSPRERMTVMEVNRELNIIKNAFHA; from the exons ATGCAACCTTCTAGCTACCTTGTTTTCCCTCCTTCAAGCATGTCATCACATTTGTTatgtcttttctttcttctcttcactTCAAACACTGCTATCTCTGCCTTAGGAAATGAGAGTGACCATCTTGCACTGATCAAATTCAAAGAATCAATATCTAGTGACCCTTTTGGAGTGTTATCCACTTGGAACAGCTCAACCCACTTTTGCAACTGGCAGGGAGTCAACTGTGGCAGCGAACATCAAAGAGTCACGGAGCTGACTTtagattcatataatttgcaaGGGTCCATATTACCGTATGTTGGCAACCTTTCCTTTCTTAGAGTTTTGAGCCTTCAGCGCAATAACCTCCATGGTCATGTTCCGCAAACAATAAGCCGTTTGTTTCGACTGAGGGCACTTGCTTTATATAGTAACAATTTAGTTGGGGAGTTTCCCATTGGCGTGACTAACTGTTCTAAATTGCAGGCATTGAAATTATCCTACAATCATTTTAGTGGCCAAATACCAGTGGAGATCGGATCTCTTGGGAATCTTAAAATTTTGACTCTTCATTATAACAAATTTTCAGAACCAATCCCATTATCAATGTGGaatttatcttctcttgttgTTCTTAGTGCAGCTTATAataatttggagggaaatatacCTGACGAAATAGGCCATTTGAAGGACTTGGTTAATATTTCACTGGCGGTTAATAAAATGTCTGGTAAGATTCCACACTCGCTTTACAATTTGTCATCACTTTCTGTCTTATCACTTTCAATCAATCAACTTGAGGGTTCTCTTCCAAGCAACATGTTCTCCAACCTCCCAAATCTCAGTATCATTGAACTGGATGGGAACCGATTTTCAGGTCCTATACCAACATCCATCACAACTGTATTTGGCCTTCAAAAAGTTGATTTTTCTATCAACAATTTTGTTGGACAAGTCCCAAATCTAGGAAGTCTTCGAAATCTTTCAGCTCTATTTTTAGGTAGAAATGATCTTGGAGGGAATTCATTTACTAATGAATGTGAGTTCATAAAGTCTTTGATAAATTGTAGTAAGCTGCAAGAGTTTAGTTTTGAGTACAATAATTTTGTAGGCCATTTGCCAAATTTCATTGGCAATTTGTCCACGCAGCTCACCATACTAGCATTTGGTGGAAATCAGATTTCTGGAAAAGTTCCAGAAGAATTAGGCAATCTTGTTAACTTAATTGGACTGGGAATGGAGAACAACCACCTAATTGAGTTCATTCCAACTTCTTTTGGTAACTTTCAAAAGTTGCAACATTTGTATATGAACAATAACAAATTTTCAGGAGAAGTACCAGCTATCATAGGTAACCTAAGCCAATTGTCTCAGCTAGATTTGTCACATAATATGTTAAATGGAAGCATTCCTTCAGCCATTGGAAATTGCAAGAGATTAGAGTATCTAGATTTTTCATATAACAACCTTAGTGGAATCATACCATCACAAGTATTTGAAATTCCATCTTTGTCAATCTTGTTGAATATTTCACACAACTCATTAAGTGGTAGTTTACCGAGTGAAATAGGCCTGCTTAAAAGTATTGGTACACTAGATGTTTCTGAGAATCATCTGTCTAATAAGATTCCGGAAGCAATAGGAGAATGTGAGAGTTTGGAGTACCTTTATTTGCAGGGGAATTCCTTTCATGGAATCATACCACCTTCTCTGGCTTCTCTAAAAGGTCTTCAACACTTAGACCTATCGCGGAATCAGTTGTCCGGAACAATTCCACAAGAACTGCAGAACATTACTGTTTTGGTATACTTCAATGCTTCTTTTAACATGTTGGAGGGTGAGGTACCAATGAACGGCGTGTTCCGAAACACAACTGAAGTTTCATTGAGTGGCAATCGCAAGCTTTGTGGAGGGATCGCAAGCTTAAGGCTTCCACCGTGTCCTTCAAAAGctacaaaaaagagaaaacatcatGGATTCAAGATTTGGATGATAGTTATCATACCATCTTcagttgtgtttcttcttttgcttTCATCAATTCTTGCACTCGTTTCTagaagaagaagacaaagaaaagcatctGTTGATTCAACAAATGAGAAAGTGCCCAGAGTATCATACCAGAACCTATATAATGCAACAAATGGGTTCTCAACTGAGAACTTAATAGGTTCTGGTGGTTATGGCTCTGTGTATAAAGCAATACTTGATTCTGCAGAAAAAGTTGTTGCTGTAAAGGTTCTAAACCTTCAAGTGAAAGGAGCTCACAAAAGTTTCACGGCTGAATGCAATGCTTTAAGAAATATCAGGCACAGAAATCTAGTGAAGATTGTAACATGTTGCTCTAGTGTGGATTACAAGGGAAATGATTTTAAGGCTCTGGTTTACGAGTACATGTCGAATGGAAGCTTAGACAAATGGTTGCATGCCAATGGAGAAAGTTCGAACCAACTAAGAATGCTAAACCTGCAGCAGAGATTAGAAGTTATTAGGGGCGTTGCTTCCGCAATGCATTATCTTCACTATGAATGTGAGCAGCCAGTAATTCATTGTGATTTGAAGCCGAGCAATGTCCTTCTTGGAGATAACATGGATGCTCAAGTGAGTGATTTCGGTTTAGCAAGACTTATCTCAGCAGTTGATGGCAACTCTCAGAACCAAACCAGCACCAgtggaatcaaaggaactataggTTATGCTCCTCCAG AATATGGAACAAGTTCTCAAGTGTCGATAGAAGGTGATATATATAGCTTTGGCATTCTTGTTTTGGAGATGCTAACCGAGAAAAAACCAACAGAGGAAATGTTCAAAGATGGATGTAGCCTCCACAACTATGTCCATGATGCATTTCCAAATAATATGTTGAAAATTGTTGATGCAACTCTGCtctcaatgataggtgaagaaattCCAACAACAGCAGCTGCAGAAGAAAATAATCATATTGAGAATGAAGGACATTTGCAGAGTAATGTTGAGAACTGCTTATTCTCATTGTTCAAGATTGGTCTTGCTTGTTCAGTTGACTCACCAAGAGAAAGGATGACTGTGATGGAAGTCAACAGAGAACTTAACATTATAAAAAATGCTTTCCATGCTTGA